In Lolium perenne isolate Kyuss_39 chromosome 5, Kyuss_2.0, whole genome shotgun sequence, the sequence CTTCCTGGGTAGAACGCAGGGCTTCGAGAAGATGAATAGTGCATTCATCATTCTGCTTCCCAAGCGCGAAGGCGCTTCAGACTTGGCGGAACACAGGCCGATCAGCCTCGTCCACTCCTTCGCCAAGCTCCTGGCCAAGATCCTGGCATCTCGGCTTGCGCCAAGGATGAAGGAACTCGTGGATCAAAATCAAAGCGCCTTCATCCGGGGGAGGTGCATCCACGATAATTTCATTCTTGTTCAACAATCTGCGCGGCTCATGTCACGCCGACGCATTCCCATGCTCCTCCTCAAGCTAGACTACGCTCGAGCCTTCGACAGCGTGTCTTGGGCTTTTCTACTGATCGTCCTTCGGCAGAGGGGTTTTGGGCCCAGGTGGATTAGGTGGATTTCTCTCCTGCTTGGTACGGCCACCACGCAGGTAAGGCTGGACGTTCGGGCCGAGCTTTTGGCTCGGCCCGAGCTTTTCTTGGCTCGGCCCGTTTTGAGCTCGGCCCGCGTTAGACAGAGACCGAGCCGAGCCTGTTTTTCTGGCTCGCGACGGGCTGAAAGCTCGTCTGGCTCGGCCCGAGCCAGCCCGAAAGCTCGTTACTTCTTTTTTACGTAATAACAGAAATGCAATCTGGGCTGGTTTCTGGCCCAAAAACGTGTACGGGGAAGGATCAGGTCACCACAGGCCACAGCACGCACGAGTCGTTCTTCTCAGCTCTCCCAACACACGCAcgggcgcgccgccgcctcccgtgATGTCGCCTCCGGCCGCTCCGGCCGCGTCCTAGCCCCTCCCCCCTCGCGCCCCACCTTCCCTTGCCTCTCACCGCGTCCTAGCCCCTCCCCCCGACGCCGCCTGTGAAGAAGAAGGCCCGCCCAAACCGCCATGGCAGCCACTCCGAAGCTCACCCAAACCGCCATGGCTGCTACTCAGAAGCTCTCCCAACCTGCCATGGCGTCCTCATCACTCAGAAGCTCCACCAAGCTCGCTTGGTCGCCGGCGCATCACCGatttacctcacagcatcgtctccATCCCTACCGCTAGCATGGGCCCACCTGGCAGTGACTAGTCGCTCTTGGCTCGCGAGCCAGCCCGAGCCAGCCCGAGTTTTAGTCGAGCTCGAGCCGAGCCCATTTTTCCAGCTCGTTGCATAAACGAGCCAGCCCGAGCCGAGCCCATTTGGAGCGAGCTAAGTGCAGGCTCGGACCGAGCCCAGCCCGAGCTGGCTCGTGTCCAGCCTTACACGCAGGTGATGATCAACGGCTGCCCAGGGCCATCCTTCCGCCACGCTCGGGGTCTGAGACAGGGGGACCCCCTATCCCCCCTCCTTTTCATCCTCTGCATGGACGTTCTCTCCGGCATGCTCAGGATTTCGGAAGAACGCGGCGTCATCGCCGATCTGGCGGTTCTGGGGCTTAGACACCGTGTTTCCCTATATGCGGATGACATTGTCGTCTACGCCAAGCCTACGGTTCCGGAGGTCACGGCCATCCGCCATATCCTGGAGTGTTTCAGAGACGCCTCGGGTCTGACCGTCAACTTAAACAAAAGCTCTCTCGCTCCGATCCGTTGATCTGACGAAGAAGTGGCGGCCGCCTGCCACGTTCTGGGCTGTCCTGTGGCTATGCTGCCGTGCAAATACCTTGGGCTACCTCTGTCGATAGCCAAGTTACGCAGGCAAGACGTGCAGCCCATCCTGGATCGGCTAGCCAATAAGCTAGCTCTCTGGAAGGCCAAGCTCCTTTCTATCGATGGAAGGGTGATCTACATCCAGTTCATCATGACTTCCTCCTTGGTCTATCACCTGCTAGCGCTCGATCTGGAACCATGGGTGTTCTCCTTCATCGACAAGCTGCGACGCAGTTTTCTCTGGGCAGGAGCGGCGGAGTGCAGAGGAGGCCACTGTCTTGTCGCCTGGCCCACCGTCTGCCAGCCGAAGCAACTCGGCGGGTTAGGCCTGCACAACCTTAAGCTGCTCAATGCGGCTCTACGGGCCAAGTGGATCTGGGCTTCCAGGACTGACCTGGACAGACCGTGGGCTCGGCTTCAAGTCCAACCCAACCAGCTTGCGCTGGACATCTTCAACGCATCCACTGCGATCTCCGTGGGGACAGCAAGCGCCATCCTCTTCTGGCAGGATCCCTGGCTCTAGGGTTTATCGGCAGGCTGTATCGCTCCGGAGATTATCAGCATGGTCCGACCGTCCATCATACGCAGCCTCTCTGTTCGGGACGGGCTTGTTGGCGATGCTTGGACCCGCGGCATTGCCGGCGTGCTCTCCGTCGACGCCACGGTTCAGTTCTTCAGACTCTGGGAAGCGGTGCGCCGCGTGACTCCTTCAGGCGATGCCGACACCTTCAGATGGAAGTGGACTGCTGCAGGGGTTTTCTCGGCTCGATCGGCTTACCAGGTGTTTTTCTTCGGACGGACAATTCTCCCTGGTGCGGCTCAACTTTGGAACGCGTTCGCGCCCTTGCGTTTCAAAGTCTTCGGCTGGTTAGCCTTGCGCGGAAGATGCTGGTCGGCAGACCGCATGGCTCGACATGGCCTCGCCTGCCACCTAACCTGCCCGCTATGCGGCATTGAGGATGAGACCCTCAACCACATCCTTCTCCAATGCCGATACGCGCGCGCGATCTGGTTCAGGTTCCTGCAGCGTCGTCTCTGGGAGCATCTGACCCCTCTTGCGGACAGCGTCATCATCGACTGGTGGCCGGATGCCGAGCAGCGGCTCCAACCCAAGGACCGCAAGAGCTTCAACTCCTTGGTGTTGCTAGTTACCAGATCCATCTGGCTCCAACGCAACGCCAGGATTTTTGACCGTGTCGACATGCCGGCGCACACCCTTTTGGAGGTAGTAGATAGCGAGTGGCTTGCCTGGCAAAGGTGTAGACGTGGGTCTTTGAGAGAAATTGAGTAGAGTAGACAGGGGTCTTAGACCTCGGAGGTGGTTGCCACAAAGTGGTTGTTCTGGATCCTTCTTGTACATGTTTTTTTCCCTGATGCTTAATTTTAAGACGCGCAGAGCTCCTGCGggttctccaaaaaaaaaaaaaaaaaaaaaaaaaactagctaCACCTCCCAGCCATGGGGACTGTTTCGTTGCATTTGTTATAGCTTTTTTTAATACACCCAGTTAACAGTATCAATTATCAATTCGAATGGCTCTTGATTTGCCAAAACTACGTTGCTGATAAAACTTGCTAATTAGCTAGTACTTGGAGAAATATGCTAATTGTTTCACCTCTTTTCTTTCTCTAAATTTCTGACCAAACTTGCACTTCTTTTGTGTGACAGCCATGCCATTTTGAGGTATCTTGCCACGGTCTTCCCTGGGGTTCCAGACCACTGGTGCGCTACTTCTTAGCCTTCCTTTGTAACTTCCTACTATATGTGACTGACAAGTACTTCTTTTCCTTCTAACAAGTAACAATTTGGGTTCCCTCTTCAGTATGCACTCATTTCCCTTGAACTAGCTTCTATCCACATGTTTCCATAAACTAGCCACCATCAGCATAATTAAAATAAACTTGCAATCCCGAACCTTTGTAATCAGTTTCTCTGACTAAAACTGCGCAATAGTGGTCAATATAGCAGCTTAGACTGGGGATAGGGAGTGATTCAAACAGTTTTGAATACATGAGGGGAATTCGCCAAAAAAGAAAAGATCCGCTAGCTGGTTCGTACTTTCAGCGGTAAAGTGAGCTGAACTCAGTTATTGGGTGGGTTATGTGGACTTGACTAACGTCGGTTAGTTCCGAGTTGGCGAGTTTTTGAGATGGTTCTCCATGCTATCTTTGTATTGTGCATGGAATGATGAGTTTTGAGTTGATGACTTGTCTACAAATGAAATGTACAGATATATCATCCTGTATCCATATAAATTTGACTTACTCTGGTCAGCTCTTAGCTCATAAGTTCTGTtactggtttcccatattggactGGATATATGAATGTTATAGCCCATGGAGTTTTCTGACATACAGATTGACTGACCAACACTTGAACAGAGTTCAGATTCCTCTGTTGGTTTTCAGATATTGTGTTCTGGTTAGGATTTATCACCCATAGTTAAAATACGCCCACCTTTTTCAGTTATTTCTGAGCAGATGACTTTTGGAGCAGGTCTGTTTCCACAATAATTGACTTCTTTTATTGAACCTCTAGAGCCCAACGGGTCATTGTTAGGTATGCTTGGTAGTTGCTGAGTTAAATCATTGTCAGGTTTTTTTGCTCTAATAAGTGTCGATGTTTTCCTGTAAAGAGAAGCTAATTTTTATTCTCCATTTCTTTAAGGAGGGGGTACTTCATTGATAGTTTGAAGTCACTATCTTACTACTTTATTCACATGTAGGTACCCAACGGACTTGTTTACCAGAGCAAAAATCGAGTCCATCTTGGATTGGCACCACTCAAATTTGCGccgtggtgcaggtgaaaaacctATCTAATCTACTGATGGAGGGTCCTGCTAGGCTATCGTGTGGAGTTATCATTTAGCATGAAACATATGTTTTCCCACTAGAGTGTTTTGCAACCAACAGAATTAAGCATACTAAAAACTGAAACGAAGAACCCCTATTTAATCTACCGCAACAGAGTTGTGCTAGGATACTATTGTTCAtcatgcagagtttagggtttagcatTACATGTATATATCTTCCCTTGAGTTTTGCAATCCTAGGTCGAATGAGTTACCCGTCAACGCAACTAAATCATGCTGAAGAGCAGAAGGGAAATTTAACCATTGCAGTGTGTAGCACATAATCAtgtaaattattttcctaatcatAAAGGGTAAAATTATTGTTGATGTAAGTTATTTATCCATCCATCAATAGCCCTTTGGTATCCTTGCGTAGTTGCATTTGAGGGATTGATCCTTGCATACTACGTCTGCAGCAACCTTTGTACTGCACACCGTGTTGGCTCCTTTTTTTGGTCTTACACCAAATCCCGAGTCTGCAAAAGAGGCCGAGAAACTGCTGGTGAGGTCACTGAAAACAATCGAATCGGAATGGCTCAAAGGTGACGCAAAATTCTTACATGGCAACCCGCAGCCGTCGATTGCGGATCTCAGCCTTGTGTGCGAGATAACGCAGTTGGAGGTACACCATATTTGCCTTCATATCATGAATGAATGTGATTTTTGCCATCTGTCAGATTTTTTAACAATATGAGGATGGGTTGCCTGCAGCTGGTGGGTGATGAGAGACGTGACAGGATCCTGGGACCTCACGAGAAAATCCTTGCTTGGATGGAGAACATGAAGAAGGCCACCAGCCCTCATTTCGAGGATGCCCACGAGCACATGTTCAAAGTGAAGGCGCGCTTGTCATCTGCTGCTGGTGTGAAAACGGCGTCCAAGCTCTGAACAGATTCAAACCTTGTTGTTTGCAAACGAAGAACATAGTACATATACGACGAGGAAAGGACAAGAGCACTAG encodes:
- the LOC127299413 gene encoding glutathione S-transferase T1, whose amino-acid sequence is MAMPLLKVYADRLSQPSRALVIFCRVNRIDFEEVTVDLLKAQHLTSEFKKINPMGQVPAIVDGRFKLFESHAILRYLATVFPGVPDHWYPTDLFTRAKIESILDWHHSNLRRGAATFVLHTVLAPFFGLTPNPESAKEAEKLLVRSLKTIESEWLKGDAKFLHGNPQPSIADLSLVCEITQLELVGDERRDRILGPHEKILAWMENMKKATSPHFEDAHEHMFKVKARLSSAAGVKTASKL